The following are encoded together in the Gordonia insulae genome:
- a CDS encoding ABC transporter permease subunit (The N-terminal region of this protein, as described by TIGR01726, is a three transmembrane segment that identifies a subfamily of ABC transporter permease subunits, which specificities that include histidine, arginine, glutamine, glutamate, L-cystine (sic), the opines (in Agrobacterium) octopine and nopaline, etc.) produces MRPLRRSLPAVLLTLLLVAGLSGCGSGSSSEGFEGIRESGVLRVGTEGTYAPFSYHDQSTGQLSGYDVDVANAVAEKLGVRAEFVETPWDSIFAALGADRFDVVANQVTITPERQARYDLSAPYSVGEGVIVTRADDTSIRSLDDLSGKVTAQSATSNWAQVARDAGARVEAVEGFTQAITLLNQGRVQATVNDSIAVYAYLAETGDTSVRIAAKTGDTSEQAFAARKDSRIVGELNRALDELKADGTLTRISQRYLKADASGSPQAQPSDQQKSEPRSTWQLIADNLWPMARATLTMTIPLAAISFVIGLVIALIVALARLSTNRLVSWLARAYISVIRGTPLLVQLFIIFYALPELGVSVPPFPAAVVAFSLNVGGYAAEIIRSAILSVPKGQTEAAQTIGMDYVTTLRRIVLPQAARNAVPGLSNTLISLVKDTSLASTILVTELLRVAQIAAAPTFEFFALYTTAAVYYWIVCFVLSGLQGRLEHRLGRFVTS; encoded by the coding sequence ATGCGACCACTGCGACGCTCACTGCCGGCCGTGTTGCTGACCCTCCTACTCGTCGCCGGGCTGTCCGGGTGCGGCAGCGGATCCTCGTCCGAGGGCTTCGAGGGCATCCGCGAATCCGGTGTCCTGCGAGTGGGGACCGAGGGCACCTACGCCCCGTTCAGCTACCACGACCAGAGCACCGGGCAACTCTCCGGCTATGACGTCGACGTCGCGAACGCGGTCGCCGAGAAACTCGGTGTGCGAGCCGAATTCGTCGAGACACCATGGGATTCCATCTTCGCGGCGCTCGGCGCCGATCGTTTCGACGTGGTCGCCAACCAGGTGACCATCACCCCTGAGCGTCAGGCGCGTTACGACCTGTCGGCGCCGTACTCGGTGGGCGAAGGGGTGATCGTGACGCGCGCCGACGACACTTCCATCCGTTCGCTCGACGACCTCTCCGGAAAGGTCACCGCGCAGTCGGCGACCAGCAACTGGGCGCAGGTCGCCCGCGACGCCGGTGCCCGGGTCGAGGCCGTCGAGGGCTTCACCCAGGCCATCACACTGCTCAATCAGGGTCGGGTGCAGGCGACCGTCAACGACAGCATCGCCGTGTACGCCTATCTGGCCGAGACCGGCGACACCAGCGTGCGGATCGCCGCGAAGACCGGCGACACCAGCGAGCAGGCGTTTGCGGCCCGTAAGGACAGCCGGATCGTCGGCGAGCTGAACCGGGCACTCGACGAGCTGAAGGCCGACGGCACGCTCACCCGGATCTCGCAGCGGTACCTCAAGGCCGACGCGAGCGGCTCACCGCAGGCGCAGCCCTCTGACCAGCAGAAATCTGAGCCCCGCAGCACCTGGCAACTCATCGCCGACAATCTCTGGCCGATGGCCAGGGCGACCCTCACGATGACCATCCCGCTCGCCGCGATCAGTTTCGTGATCGGGTTGGTGATCGCGCTGATCGTGGCACTCGCCCGGCTCTCGACCAATCGCCTGGTCTCGTGGCTCGCCCGCGCCTACATCTCGGTGATCCGCGGGACCCCCCTGCTCGTGCAGCTGTTCATCATCTTCTACGCGCTGCCCGAGCTCGGGGTGAGCGTGCCACCGTTCCCGGCCGCGGTGGTGGCGTTCTCACTCAACGTCGGCGGCTACGCGGCGGAGATCATCCGCAGCGCGATCCTGTCGGTACCGAAGGGCCAGACCGAGGCCGCGCAGACCATCGGCATGGACTACGTCACGACGCTGCGCCGGATCGTGCTGCCGCAGGCCGCGCGCAACGCCGTGCCCGGCCTGTCCAACACGTTGATCTCCCTGGTCAAGGACACCTCTCTGGCATCGACCATCCTGGTCACCGAGTTGTTGCGGGTCGCGCAGATCGCGGCGGCCCCGACCTTCGAGTTCTTCGCGCTCTACACCACCGCCGCGGTCTATTACTGGATCGTCTGCTTCGTCCTGTCCGGTCTGCAAGGCCGGCTCGAGCATCGCCTGGGAAGGTTCGTCACGTCATGA